The sequence below is a genomic window from Croceicoccus marinus.
AAAAATGCGGCGATCCCTATGCGGCCGAACGCGACCTGTATCTTATCCAGCGCGAGGCGGAAATCGAGGCGCTGAAGGGCAATGCCAACCCCGACCTGGGCGAAATCGGCGAGCGGCTGCAGTTCAATTGCGACATCGAGATCAGCGATACGCCCAGCGGCGTGACCCAGCAGACCGACTTTGTGCGTGAAAGCACCACGCTGATCGACGGCTCGTCCGGTTCGAAGGCCGCTGCCGAGGGTGAGTTCGATGCCGCGTCCGAACCGCAGCAGTCCGCACCCGATGCCGCGCCGGTGGATCCCCAGCCCTCCTACGAACCTGCGCCCTCCTACGAACCTGCGCCTGCCGCCGAGCCGGCGCCGCAGCCCGCGCCTGCACCGCAGCCGGTTTTGCAGTCGCGCCCGGTGGTGCAGCCCCTGCCCTCCGACGCCTAGTTTCCCGAATTAAGTCCGCGTCAGGCGGCGGGCCGCGATCCGGCGGCCCGCAGCCTTTGCGCTGCGCGGTCACGCCCTATCAGCGGCAGCAGGGCGTTCATGTCCGGCCCGTGATCGATGCCGGTCAGCGCCAGCCGCAGCGGCAGGAACAGCGCCTTGCCCTTGCGGCCGGTCGCCTGTTTCAGCGCTTCGGTCAGCGCCTTCCACGTGCCGCTCTCGTCGCTCCAGTCCATAGCCTCGGCCGCGTCGGCTGACGCGCCGACGAATGCGGCATCCTCATCCGACAGTTCGGGGCATTCGACCGGACCGGTCACGACCTGCCACCATTCGCGCGCATCGCTCACCCGCTCCAGGTTCGGGCGGATCGTCAGCCACGCCTTCTCATCCATGCCTTCGGGCAGGCGGGGCGCGGCGTCGGCATGGTCCATCGCATGCACCAGCTGCGCGTTGAGCCGCAGCAATTCCGCCTCGTCGAAGCGGGCGGGCGCGCGGCCGAAGGTGGACAGGTCAAAGCCGTCGGTCAGCGCCGTCATGTCTTGCTTCGCTTCCACCGGCTGCGAAGTGCCGATCCGAGCCAGCAGCGAATTGATCGCCATCGGCTCAAGCCCCTGCTCGCGGAAATCGGCCACGCCCGTGGAACCGAGACGCTTCGACAGTTTCCCTTCCCCGCCGACCAGCAGCGCCTCATGCGCGAAGCGCGGGGGCGGCGCATTAAGTGCGGTAAACATCTGTATTTGCACGGCAGTATTGGACACGTGATCCTCGCCGCGCAGAACGTCGGTGATGCCCATGTCGATATCGTCGATGCAGCTGGGCAGCATGTAGAGCCACGACCCGTCGGCGCGCCGCACAACCGGATCGGACATGGCCGATGCGTCGAAATGCTGCGGCCCGCGTATGCCGTCATCCCAGGCTATCGCCTCGCCGTGGTCCAGCCGGAAGCGCCAATGCGGCGCCTTGCCCTCTGCAGCAAAATGCGCGTGATCCTGGTCGGTCAGGTCCAGCGCGGCGCGGTCGTAGATCGGCGGCAGCTTGCGCCCCAGCAGGATCTTGCGCTTCAGATCCAGTTCCTGCGCCGTCTCATAGGCACGATAGACGCGACCCGCAGCCCTCAGCCGTTCGAACGCCTGCTCGTACAGCGCCAGCCTTGCCGATTGCCGCTCCTCGCCGTCCGGGGTCAGGCCAAGCCAGTCCAGATCGGCGCGGATCGCCTCGACAAAGTCCTCCCGCGACCGTTCGGCATCGGTGTCGTCGATGCGCAGCATGAAACGCCCGCCCGCCTTGCGCGCCAGCAGCGCATTATGCAGCGCGGTGCGGATATTGCCGACGTGAAGCTGCCCGGTGGGCGACGGAGCGAAGCGGGTGACGATCATGCGCTGCCCTATAGGCGCTTTCGCGGGCGATGAAACCGCCTCTACTGCGAGAAAAGCGTCACCGAACGGCCACCGCCCGACAGTTCGATGCCGTTCTGCGGCGTGCGCACGGCCGTATCGGCGGCATCCAGTGCCTGCATCGCCCGGTCGACGGCAGGCGGCACGCCGATCGTGCACAGCGCCGGCGGAGGGCGCGGCAGACCCTTCTGCGCCTCGGGCGGCGGGGGCGGTTCCAGCGTGATGCGGTCCCCCTCGATACGGTAGAGACGTACCAGCCCGGCGCATTGCGGCTCCCACCAGATCCTCTGGTCGGTGGCGGACAGGGCGATGCCGTAACTCTCGTCAAGCGGCTCGCCGTCGATCCCGGCCACGCGCCATTCGCCGGCCAGAGTGTCGACCGGCCCCGTTTCCACAACGGGCGCGGGGTCGGCAACGGGCGCAGGCGAGTCGGGCGCGGGCGAGTCGGGCCCGGCGACATCCTGCCGCCCGGCCGCATCGCGCGGTTCCGGCGCGTCGCCGCCGCATGCCGCCAGCGCAAGCGCCAGCAAGAGAGCAAGCCGCCGCATCAGCCCGACCGGAAACTGTGGGTGATGGGATAGCGCCGGTCGCGCCCGAAATTGCGCGCTCCCAGCTTCACGCCGGGCGCGGCCTGCCGCCGCTTGTATTCGGCCAGGTGCAGCAGCCGTTCGATGCGCTGGACCACCTCCCGATCGAACCCTTCCACGACAAGCTGGTCCACGCTCTTCTCGTGCTCCACCAGCCCGTGCAATATGCCGTCGAGCAGATCGTAGTCGGGCAGCGAATCGGAATCCTTCTGGTCGGGCCGCAACTCCGCGCTGGGCGGCTTGGCGATGATATTGGCCGGGATCACCTCGCCCTTCGGGACCTTGCCGATCTTGGGGCGGGCGCGATTGCGCCATCTAGCCAGTTCGAACACCGTCGTTTTATAGGCGTCCTTCAGCGGATTGTACCCGCCCGCCATGTCGCCATAGATGGTCGCATAGCCGACGCTCATCTCGCTCTTGTTGCCGGTGGTGACCAGCATGTGGCCGAACTTGTTCGACAGCGCCATCAGCGTGACGCCGCGGATGCGGGACTGGATGTTCTCCTCGGTCAGGTCGACGTCGCGGTCGGCGAAATCGCCCGCCAGCATGTCGTCGAAACCGGTCACGGCGGGCTGGATCGGGATGGTCGACAGGCGGCAGCCCAGCGCCTTGGCGCAGGCCTCGGCATCGTCGAGGCTGTCCTGGCTGGTAAAGCGGCTTGGCAGCATCACGCACCACACCCGGTCCGCGCCCAGCGCATCGACCGCGACCGCGGCGCATAGCGCGCTGTCGATCCCGCCCGACAGGCCCAGCAGCACGCCCGGAAAGCCGTTGTGGTCGACATAATCGCGCAGCGCCGTGACCATCGCGCAATAGATGTCTTCCGGATGGTCGGCCAGCCGGTGCAGCGCGCCCGGCACGCAGGACCAGCCATCGCGGCCCCTCACCCAGCGGGTCGAAATTTCCACCTCTTCCCAGTCGGGCAATTGCGCGGCCAGCGTGCCGTCGCCGTTGATGACGAAGCTGGCACCGTCGAACGCCAGCTCGTCCTGTCCGCCGACGCGGTTCAGATAGGCGAGCGGAACGCCGGTATCGATCGCGCGGCGCTTGGCGACGCCGTCGATGCGCAGCACGTCCTTGTCGATCTCGTACGGGCTGCCGTTGATGCAGATGAAGATCTGCGCGCCCATGTCGGCCAGGTGGCGGCACACGTCGGGGTGCCAGATATCCTCGCAGATCGGCAGGCCCAGCATCGCGCCGCGGAACAGCACCGGGTCGGGCAGGTCGCCGGGGGTGAACAGGCGCTGCTCGTCGAACGTGCCGTAATTGGGCAGCTCGTGCTTGAAGCGCGTGGCGGTGATGCGCCCGCCGTCCAGCAGCGCGACGCCATTGTGCAGCGCCCCGTCGCGCACGAACACGCTGCCGACCAGCATGCCGGGCCCGTCCTCGTCCGTCGCACTGGCCAACCGGTCGAGTTCGGCGGCGGCGCGTTCGATCAGCGCGGGTTTCAGCACCAGATCCTCGGGCGGATAGCCGATCAGGTGCATTTCGGGAAAGACGATCAGGTCCGCGCCCGCCGCCCTGGCTCGCTGGCGTGCGGCCAGCATGGCATCGGCATTCCCGGCGAGATCGCCGACACGCTGGTTATGTTGGGCGAAAGTGATCGTGAGCGTATCGGCCATGTCCATCGTCTAGGAAGCGGGCGCGGAACCGACAACTGCAAATGCGCGCGATTTCCCCCGCCGCGATTCGCTCGGCGCTCTCGTCACGCTGCGCCTGGCCCTGTCACGCTGCGCCAGCGTTCTCGTCACGCTGCGCTCGGCCTTATTGTCACGCTGCGCTCGGCAGGTGCCGGATCGCGCTGCGCCAATGCTCGCGCTCGCCGTCGAGCGGGCGGCCATCGCTGAGTTCCTCGATATTGAAGGGGTACGAGATGTAATAGCCCTGCACCTCGGTGCAGCCCGCCTGCCGCAGCCAGTCGAGCTGTTCCTTGCGTTCCACCCCCTCGGCCACCGTGTCCATGCCCAGCGTGCCCGCCAGCGAGGTGACGGCGCGGATGATCGCCTGGCAATCCTCGCGCTGTTCGAGGTCGGCGACGAAGCATTTGTCGATCTTGATCTTGTCGAACGGAAAGCTGCGCAGATAATTGAGCGAGGAATAGCCCGTCCCGAAATCGTCGAGCGAGATCCGCACACCCAGTTCGCGCAGCTTGTGCAGCAACGCGACATTGGCCTCGGATTCCTGCATCAGCACGTTTTCGGTGATCTCCAGCTCGATCCGGCCGGGATCGATGCCCGTATGCGCGATCGCGGTGACCAGCTGCGACATCAGCCGCGGGCTGCGCAGCTGGATGGGCGACAGGTTGATCGCCACGCGCAGCCCCTCGCGCCAGGTGGCGGCCTGCATGATCGCGTTGCGCAGGATCCATTCGCCCAGCGGCACGATCAGGCCGGTATCCTCGGCGATGGGGATGAACTCGCCCGGCATCACGACGCCCAGCGTCGGGTGATCCCAGCGCACCAACGCCTCGAACCCGGCGACCTCGCCGCTGTCGATCTTGACCAGCGGCTGGAAATGCAGCGCGAACTGCCCTTCCCTGATCGCGGAGCGCAGGTCGGATTCCAGCGCAGCGCGCTCGCGCTCGCGGTCCTCCATCCACGGTTCGAAGCGCGCGAAACAGCCGCGCCCGCGCGCCTTGGCGGCATAGAGCGCCAGATCCGCCTGCCGCAGCAGATCGTCAGAATTGCCGCCGGTGCCGCTGAAGAACGCGACCCCCACGCTGGTCGAGATATTGAGCTTCTGCCCCTCTATCCGGAAGGGTTCGCAAATCGCCTCGACGATGCGTTCGGCCACCGCCAGCGCTTCCTCGGTATCGCGGAACCGGGTCAGCAGCACGGCGAATTCATCCCCGCCCAGCCGCGAGACGAGGTCGTGGCCCTTGACCTTGCTGGTGATGCGGCGCGCCGCCTCGGTCAGCAGCAGGTCGCCGCAGCTGTGGCCAAGCGTGTCGTTGATCGTCTTGAAATGGTCGAGGTCGAGATAGAGCAGCGCGCACTTGTCGCTCCGCCGCTGGCGTGCGAGCTGCCCGGCCAGCGTTTCGCCGAACAGGAAGCGATTGGCCAGACCCGTCAGCCCGTCGTGATGCGCCATATAGGCGACCCGCTGTTCGGTGCGGCGCGCGGCGGTAACGTCGCGGGCGACGCCGCGGATCGTGCCGTCCTCGCGCGGGGAGGCCGACAGCATCCACCAGCGCCCGCCGATCGACTCGTCCGCCGTGTCGGCCAGCTCGATCGTCAGGTCGCGGAACGGTTCGCGGCGCAGCAGACGGTGCGAAAGATGCTCGCGCGCGGGGCCGGGCCTGAACAGGCTGACAAGTTCCTTGCCCTCGATCTCGGGCGGGGGCAGCGCGGCCGCTTCGCCGAACCGGTCGCATACGCCGACCAGGCAGCCCGCGTGGTCGACGCGCCACAGCCAGTCCGCGCTCTGCGCCTCGTAATCGTGGAGCAGCAGCTGGATCGTCTCCGCGCTTTCGTGAACCTCGAACTCGGCATGGAAGCGCGCTTCATAGACGGCGGCATCGGCGCGGAAGCAGTACAGCACCACCGCGGCATAAAGCGTCATGATCGGGATATTGACGAAATCGCTGACCGGCCCGCTGAGCGCCGTCGCCATGACGCCGCCCGCGACAAAGGCCACCGTCAGCGAGATGCCGACCCGCGGCATCGAGCGCAACGTGATGGCGGAGGTCGTGAGCATGCCGATCAGCAGGATGCACACCGTCACCCGCGCCGGGTAGTCCAGCAGCGACCCGATCAGCGACAGGCAGCCCGCCCAGCACAGCGCATCGCCATAGGCGAGCCATTCGGCCATCTGCGCCTGGCGGCTGATATAGCCGAAATCGATGGTCAGCGCGTCGATCCGCCTTGCCTGCCAGATGCGGGCCCCGCTGACGGCGCCGACGATCACCAGCCAGGCGGCGGACAACATGTGCCAGGCCGCCAGCGCGCCGCGCGGAGCCAGGTTCCACACGATCATCGCCGATAGCGCGCTAAGCATCACCGCAACGGGCGCGCGGCGGGCGTAATCGGCCAGCCGCCGGGCCAGCAGCAATTCGTCGCGGCTTAGAACCGCCGCCTGCCTTGTGCGCATTGCCCCCGCCTTCCGCCCCGAATTCGTCAACCCGGTGGCTAGAGGACAGAAGTTAATATCCGCGTAAAACAGTACCCTGTACTTTTATTCTTTCGTCCGAACCCGGCGGGCAAGGAAAAGCCCCGGCAAAAGCGCAGCCGTGGGCCGCGCCTTCACCGGGGCTGATCCTGTCGCCAGGGCAGGCCCGCCGGTCGTTCAGCGATCAGGCGTTGTCGTCGCCGTCCTGATCGGTCTCGACCGTCTGGTCTGCACCGGTCTCCTCGACTGCCGCTGCGTCGCCGTCGGCGGCTTCGGGGTTCAGGTAATCGCCCGCATCCGCGTCGGTGCCGCGGGTCTCACCCTCGACCGCCGCCAGCGGATCGTCGCCGATCGCCGCTTCCGGACCCTGGGCCAGCTCGGCCTCGTGCTCGGCTGCGGCGGTGTCTGCCGCGATCAGCGCTTCCTGCATCTTGCGATACTGGGCGCGCAGGGCTGCATCGCGGCTGTTGGCCGTGACGCGGACCCGGTTCATGCCCGCGCCGGTACCGGCGGGGATGAGGCGGCCCACGATCACGTTTTCCTTCAGACCGATCAGCGAGTCCTTCTTTCCTTCGACCGCCGCCTGCGTCAGCACGCGGGTGGTTTCCTGGAACGAAGCGGCCGAGATGAAGCTGCGGGTTTGCAGCGACGCCTTGGTGATGCCCAGCAGGACCGGCTTGCCTTCGGCCGGTTCCTTGCCCTTGCCCAGCTTGGAGTTGTACTCGAGCATTTCCTCCAGATCGACCTGCTCGCCCGGCAGCAGCGTGGTGTCGCCGCCGTTCGTGATCTCGACCTTCTGCAGCATCTGGCGAACGATCGTCTCGATGTGCTTGTCGTTGATCTTCACGCCCTGCAAGCGATAGACTTCCTGGATCTCGTTCACGAGATACTCGGCCAGCGCCTCGATCCCCAGAACTTCCAGAATGTCATGCGGATCGGGCGAGCCGCTGATCAGATTGTCGCCCTTCTTGACGAAGTCGCCTTCCTGGACGTCGATCACCTTGGACTTGGGGATCAGGTACTCGACCGGTTCGCCCTCTTCCGGGATGATCGCGATCTTGCGCTTTGCCTTGTAGTCGCGGACGAACTCGATCCGGCCCGAGACCTTGGCGATGACCGCATTGTCCTTGGGCTTGCGCGCCTCGAACAGCTCGGCAACGCGCGGCAGACCGCCGGTGATGTCGCGGGTCTTGGCGGCTTCACGGCTGGCACGGGCCAGAATGTCGCCGGCCTGCACTTCCGCACCATCCTCGACCGACAGCGACGTGCCCGGGGCAAGCATGTAGCGCGCCGCCTCGGTCTCGTCGCTCGCCTGGCCCAGCAGGGTGATCCGCGGACGCAGATCTTCCTTCTTGGACCGGCCCGCGGCGCGATATTCGGTCACGACGCGCTGGGCGATGCCCGTCGCTTCGTCGACCTGCTCGGTCATGGTCTTGCCGTCGATGATGTCCTGGTACTTCACGACACCCGACTGCTCGGTGATGATCGGCAGCGTGAACGGATCCCATTCGGCCATCCGGTCGCCCTGCTTCACCTGGGCCCCGTCGTCGAACAGGATGACGGTACCGTAAGGCACGCGGTGCATTTCGCGCTCGCGCCCTTCGGCGTCGATCACCAGGATCTCGCCGCTGCGGGCCATCGACAGGCGCCGGCCGCGCTTGTCGGTGATGGTCGGCATGTCGCGATAGACAAGCTTGCCGTCCGACACCGCTTCCAGATGCGAGGTTTCGTTGAGCTGCGCCGCGCCGCCGATGTGGAACGTCCGCATCGTCAGCTGGGTGCCGGGCTCGCCGATCGACTGCGCGGCGATCACGCCGACAGCCTCGCCGATGTTGACCGGCGTACCGCGCGCCAGGTCACGGCCATAGCATTTGCCGCACACGCCCTGCTGCGCTTCGCAGACCAGCGGAGAGCGGATCTTGGCGACCTGCGCCTCGGCTTCCTCGATCGTCTTGATCGCTGCCTCGTCCAGCAGCTGGCCCTTGCTGGCCAGCACTTCGCCGGTCTTGGCGTGGACGATGTCCTCGGCCAGGGTACGGCCCAGGATACGCTCGCCCAGCGAGGCGATGGTCGAACCGCCCTGGATGATCGCGCGCATTTCCAGCGCCTTCTCGGTCCCGCAATCCTCTTCCACGATCACGCAGTCCTGCGAGACGTCGACCAGTCGGCGGGTCAGGTAACCCGAGTTCGCGGTCTTGAGCGCGGTGTCCGCGAGGCCCTTGCGGGCGCCGTGGGTGGAGTTGAAGTATTCAAGGACGGTCAGGCCTTCCTTGAAGTTCGAGATGATCGGCGTCTCGATGATCTCGCCCGAAGGCTTGGCCATCAGGCCGCGCATGCCGGCCAGCTGCTTCATCTGCGCCGGGCTGCCACGCGCACCGGAGTGCGACATCATGTAGATCGAGTTGATCGGCTTGAGACGGCCGGTGTCCTCGTCCTTGGGCTGGGCCTTGATCTCGTCCATCATGGCGGCTGCGACCTGGTCGCCGCAACGGCTCCACGCGTCGATCGCCTTGTTGTACTTTTCCTGCCAGGTGATCAGGCCGTCCTGGTACTGCTGCTCGTATTCCGCGACCTGGTTCTTGGTCTCCTCGACCAGCGGTTCCTTGGCGTCGGGGATGATCATGTCGTCCTTGCCGAACGAGATGCCCGCACGGCACGCGTGGCGGAAGCCCAGCACCATGATGGCGTCGGCGAACAGCACCGTGTCCTTCTGGCCGGTGTGGCGATAGACCTGGTCGATGACGTCGCCGATGTCCTTCTTGGTCAGCAGGCGGTTGACGACCTCGAACGGAACCTTGTGGTTCTTGGGCAGGCATTCGCCGATCAGCATGCGGCCCGGAGTAGTCTCCACGCGCTTGAGATAGGTCTTGCCGGCCTCGTCCGACTGCGGAACGCGGGTCACGATCTTCGAGTGAAGCGTCACCGCACCCACTTCGAGAGCCTGGTGCACCTCGGCCATGTCGCCCAGCATGCTGCCTTCGCCCGGCTCACCCTCGAGGTCCATCGAGAGGTAATACAGGCCCAGCACCATGTCCTGCGAAGGCACGATGATCGGCTTGCCGTTGGCGGGCGACAGGATGTTGTTGGTCGACATCATCAGCACGCGCGCTTCCAGCTGGGCTTCCAGCGAAAGCGGCACGTGGACAGCCATCTGGTCGCCGTCGAAGTCGGCGTTGAAGGCCGAGCAGACGAGCGGGTGCAGCTGGATCGCCTTGCCTTCGATCAGCACGGGCTCGAACGCCTGGATGCCAAGACGGTGCAGCGTCGGCGCGCGGTTCAGCAGAACCGGGTGCTCGCGGATCACCTCGTCCAGGATGTCCCAGACTTCCTTGCGCTCCTTCTCGACCCACTTCTTCGCCTGCTTGAGGGTCATGGACAGACCCTTGGCGTCGAGGCGGGCGTAGATGAACGGCTTGAACAGTTCGAGCGCCATCTTCTTGGGCAGGCCGCACTGATGCAGCTTCAATTCCGGCCCGGTCACGATGACCGAACGGCCCGAATAGTCGACGCGCTTGCCCAGCAGGTTCTGGCGGAAGCGGCCCTGCTTGCCCTTCAGCATGTCGGACAGCGACTTCAGCGGACGCTTGTTTGCACCCGTGATGACGCGGCCGCGGCGGCCGTTGTCGAACAATGCGTCGACGGCTTCCTGCAGCATGCGCTTTTCGTTGCGAACGATGATGTCCGGCGCGCGCAGCTCCATCAGGCGCTTGAGGCGATTGTTGCGGTTGATCACGCGGCGATACAGATCGTTGAGGTCCGAGGTCGCGAAGCGGCCACCGTCGAGCGGCACCAGCGGGCGCAGTTCGGGCGGGATGACCGGCACGACTTCAAGGATCATCCACTCGGGACGGTTGCCCGAATCGATGAAGCTCTCGACGACCTTCAGACGCTTGATGATCTTCTTGGGCTTGAGCGCCGACTTCGTGGTCGCGAGTTCCTCCATGAGGTCGTCGCGCTCCTGCTCGAGGTCGAGGTCCATGAGCATGGTCTTGACCGCCTCGGCACCGATCGCGGCGCTGAAGGCGTCCTCGCCATATTCGTCCTGCGCGTCGAGAAGCTCGTCCTCGGTCAGCAGCTGGAACTTCTCGAGCGGGGTGAGGCCCGGCTCGGTCACGATATAGCTCTCGAAATACAGCACGCGCTCAAGCTGCTTGAGCTGCATGTCGAGCAGCAGGCCGATGCGCGAAGGCAGCGACTTCAGGAACCAGATATGCGCGACGGGCGCGGCCAGCTCGATGTGGCCCATGCGTTCGCGGCGCACCTTGGTCACGGTGACCTCGACGCCGCACTTCTCGCAGACGACGCCCTTGTACTTCATGCGCTTGTACTTGCCGCACAGGCACTCATAGTCCTTCACGGGGCCGAAGATGCGCGCGCAGAACAGACCGTCACGCTCGGGCTTGAACGTGCGGTAGTTGATGGTCTCGGGCTTCTTGATCTCGCCGAAGGACCAGCTGCGGATACGCTCCGGGCTCGCCAGGCCGATCTGGATCTGGTCGAAGGTCTCGGGCTTGGCAGCCGGGTTCGCGAATTTCGTCAGTTCGTTCATTTTTCAAATCCCTATGAGGGGAAAACTTCTGGTGGCGGGTAGACGGGCCGCCCGGGGGAGCGGCCCTGTCCCTTTATTCCGCCGCCTGGGTCAGGGCCGGACCGTCCTCGTCGCTGTCGTCGGTCAGCGAGGACAACTCGACGTTCAGACCCAGCGAGCGCATTTCCTTGACGAGCACGTTGAAGCTCTCGGGAATGCCGGCCTCGAAGGTGTCGTCGCCCTTGACGATCGCTTCATAGACCTTGGTGCGGCCGACCACGTCGTCGGACTTCACCGTCAGCATTTCCTGCAAGGTGTACGCCGCGCCATAGGCCTGCAGCGCCCAGACCTCCATCTCGCCGAAGCGCTGGCCGCCGAACTGCGCCTTGCCGCCCAGCGGCTGCTGGGTGACGAGCGAGTAGGGGCCGATCGAACGCGCGTGGATCTTGTCGTCGACCAGGTGGTGCAGCTTCAGCATGTAGATGTAGCCCACGGTCACCTTGCGGTCGAACGCGTCGCCGGTACGCCCGTCGAACAGCGTTACCTGGCCCGATCCGGGCAGGCCCGCCTTCTCGAGCATCGCGGTCACGTCGCTCTCGCGCGCGCCATCGAACACCGGGGTGCCCATCGGGACGCCGTTCTTCAGATAGCCCGCCAGTTCGACGATCTCGGCCGGTGAACGGCCTTCGATGTCCTCGTGGTAGTTCTCGCCGTAGACGTCCTTCAGCTTCTCGACCACGGCCGTCGGCGGAGCCGCCGCTTCCGGATCGGGATTGTCCTCGCGCCACTGCTCCAGCGCCGCGGTGACCTGCTGGCCCAGACCGCGCGCAGCCATGCCAAGGTGGGTCTCGAAGATCTGACCGACGTTCATGCGCGAAGGCACGCCCAGCGGGTTCAGCACCAGGTCGACGGGGGTGCCGTCTTCCAGGAAGGGCATGTCCTCGGCAGGCAGGATGCGCGAAATCACACCCTTGTTGCCGTGGCGGCCGGCCATCTTGTCGCCCGGCTGCAGCTTGCGCTTCACCGCGACGAAGACCTTGACCATCTTCAGCACGCCCGGAGCCAGCTCGTCGCCGCGCTCCAGCTTTTCCTTGCGGTCCTCGAACTTGGCGTTGATGGCCTTGACGCTCTCGTCGTACTGGCTCTTCACCGCTTCAAGCTGCTGCTGGCGATTGTCGTCGGCCACCGCGAACTTGAACCATTCGAAACGCTCGAGCTCGTCGAGCATCTCGTCGGTGATCTCCACACCCTTCTTGATGCCCTTGGGCGCTGCCGAAGCCGTCTGGCCGACCAGCATGTCGCGGAGGCGATTATAGGTCGCGCGGTTGAGGATCGCACGCTCGTCCTCGCGGTCCTTGGCGAGGCGTTCAATTTCCTCGTTCTGGATCGCGCGGGTACGGTCGTCCACCTCGATGCCGTGGCGGTTGAACACGCGCACGTCGACGATGGTGCCCGACACGCCCGGCGGCAGGCGAAGCGAGGTGTCGCGCACGTCGCTGGCCTTTTCGCCGAAGATGGCGCGCAGCAGCTTTTCCTCGGGCGTCATCGGGCTTTCACCCTTGGGCGTGATCTTGCCGACAAGGATGTCGCCCGGATGCACTTCGGCGCCGATATAGACGATGCCCGCCTCGTCGAGGTTGCGAAGCGCTTCCTCGCCGACGTTCGGGATGTCGCGGGTGATGTCCTCGGGACCCAGCTTGGTGTCGCGGGCCATCACCTCGAACTCGTCGATGTGGATCGAGGTGAACACGTCGTCCTTCACGATGCGTTCGCTGATCAGGATCGAGTCCTCGTAGTTGTAGCCGTTCCACGGCATGAACGCGACGAGGCTGTTGCGGCCCAGCGCCAGCTCACCCAGGTCGGTCGAGGGACCGTCGGCGATGATGTCGCCGGTCTCGATGACCTCGCCCACCTTCACCAGCGGGCGCTGGTTGATGCAGGTGCTCTGGTTCGAACGCTCGAACTTCTGCAGGCGGTAGATGTCGACGCCCGACTGGCCGGCCTCGACGTCGCCCTGCGCGCGGATCACGATACGGGTCGCGTCGACCTGGTCGACGATACCGCCGCGCTTGGCGCTGATCGCGGCGCCCGAATCGCGGGCCACGGTCTCTTCCATGCCGGTGCCGACGAAAGGCGCTTCGGCCTTCACCAGCGGCACGGCCTGGCGCTGCATGTTCGATCCCATCAGCGCGCGGTTGGCGTCATCGTTCTCGAGGAACGGGATCAGCGATGCCGCGACCGACACGAGCTGCTTGGGCGACACGTCCATCAGCGTGACCTGCTCGGACGGGCTCATCACGAACTCGCCGTTCTGGCGGGCCGAGACGAGATCCTCGACGAACTGGCCGTCGCCGTCGATCTCGGCCGAA
It includes:
- a CDS encoding putative bifunctional diguanylate cyclase/phosphodiesterase, which encodes MRTRQAAVLSRDELLLARRLADYARRAPVAVMLSALSAMIVWNLAPRGALAAWHMLSAAWLVIVGAVSGARIWQARRIDALTIDFGYISRQAQMAEWLAYGDALCWAGCLSLIGSLLDYPARVTVCILLIGMLTTSAITLRSMPRVGISLTVAFVAGGVMATALSGPVSDFVNIPIMTLYAAVVLYCFRADAAVYEARFHAEFEVHESAETIQLLLHDYEAQSADWLWRVDHAGCLVGVCDRFGEAAALPPPEIEGKELVSLFRPGPAREHLSHRLLRREPFRDLTIELADTADESIGGRWWMLSASPREDGTIRGVARDVTAARRTEQRVAYMAHHDGLTGLANRFLFGETLAGQLARQRRSDKCALLYLDLDHFKTINDTLGHSCGDLLLTEAARRITSKVKGHDLVSRLGGDEFAVLLTRFRDTEEALAVAERIVEAICEPFRIEGQKLNISTSVGVAFFSGTGGNSDDLLRQADLALYAAKARGRGCFARFEPWMEDRERERAALESDLRSAIREGQFALHFQPLVKIDSGEVAGFEALVRWDHPTLGVVMPGEFIPIAEDTGLIVPLGEWILRNAIMQAATWREGLRVAINLSPIQLRSPRLMSQLVTAIAHTGIDPGRIELEITENVLMQESEANVALLHKLRELGVRISLDDFGTGYSSLNYLRSFPFDKIKIDKCFVADLEQREDCQAIIRAVTSLAGTLGMDTVAEGVERKEQLDWLRQAGCTEVQGYYISYPFNIEELSDGRPLDGEREHWRSAIRHLPSAA
- a CDS encoding NAD+ synthase; translation: MADTLTITFAQHNQRVGDLAGNADAMLAARQRARAAGADLIVFPEMHLIGYPPEDLVLKPALIERAAAELDRLASATDEDGPGMLVGSVFVRDGALHNGVALLDGGRITATRFKHELPNYGTFDEQRLFTPGDLPDPVLFRGAMLGLPICEDIWHPDVCRHLADMGAQIFICINGSPYEIDKDVLRIDGVAKRRAIDTGVPLAYLNRVGGQDELAFDGASFVINGDGTLAAQLPDWEEVEISTRWVRGRDGWSCVPGALHRLADHPEDIYCAMVTALRDYVDHNGFPGVLLGLSGGIDSALCAAVAVDALGADRVWCVMLPSRFTSQDSLDDAEACAKALGCRLSTIPIQPAVTGFDDMLAGDFADRDVDLTEENIQSRIRGVTLMALSNKFGHMLVTTGNKSEMSVGYATIYGDMAGGYNPLKDAYKTTVFELARWRNRARPKIGKVPKGEVIPANIIAKPPSAELRPDQKDSDSLPDYDLLDGILHGLVEHEKSVDQLVVEGFDREVVQRIERLLHLAEYKRRQAAPGVKLGARNFGRDRRYPITHSFRSG
- the gltX gene encoding glutamate--tRNA ligase yields the protein MIVTRFAPSPTGQLHVGNIRTALHNALLARKAGGRFMLRIDDTDAERSREDFVEAIRADLDWLGLTPDGEERQSARLALYEQAFERLRAAGRVYRAYETAQELDLKRKILLGRKLPPIYDRAALDLTDQDHAHFAAEGKAPHWRFRLDHGEAIAWDDGIRGPQHFDASAMSDPVVRRADGSWLYMLPSCIDDIDMGITDVLRGEDHVSNTAVQIQMFTALNAPPPRFAHEALLVGGEGKLSKRLGSTGVADFREQGLEPMAINSLLARIGTSQPVEAKQDMTALTDGFDLSTFGRAPARFDEAELLRLNAQLVHAMDHADAAPRLPEGMDEKAWLTIRPNLERVSDAREWWQVVTGPVECPELSDEDAAFVGASADAAEAMDWSDESGTWKALTEALKQATGRKGKALFLPLRLALTGIDHGPDMNALLPLIGRDRAAQRLRAAGSRPAA